In the genome of Sphingopyxis sp. YF1, the window GCTCCACGACGTCTTCGGGGTGGGCTTCGACGAGGTCGCGGCGACGATCGGCCGCGACGCCGCGGCGACGCGCCAGCTTGCCGCGCGGGCGCGCGCGCACGTCCGTGAGGCACGCCCGCGCTACCGGCTCGAAAGGGAAAAGGGGCTGGAGATCGCCGACGCCTTTTTCGCCGCCTCGCGCAGCGGCGACATGCAGGCTTTGGGCGCGCTGCTTGCGGCCGACGTCGGCATGTGGTCCGACGGGGGCGGCAAGCGGCCCGCCGCCGACCGGCCGATCCTCGGCTTCGACACGGTGCTCAAGCTGCATCGCAGCCTGGCGGTGCTGTTCGGAAAATATGGCTCGACGCTGGTCCGCACCGGTACGATCAACGGCCTGCCGGGTTTCATCACGCGCGAAGCCGATGGCGAGGTCCAGACGACCGCGCTCGAGATCGAGGACGGCAAGATCGTCGCAATCTATGTCGTGCGCAACCCCGACAAGCTGCAGCATCTGCACTAGGCGGGCGAACGGCCGGCGCGATTAGCCGGCGTCGGCGAGGATCAGGTCGCCGGCGCGCGAGGCCATTGCCATCGCGGGAGCGTTGGTGTTGCCCGACACCAGCGACGGCATCACCGAAATGTCGACGACGCGCAGCCCCTCGACCCCGCGCACGCGCAGCCGCGTGTCGACGACCGACGCCGCGTCGTCGCCCATGCGGCAGGTGCCCGCGGCGTGATAGCCCGCGCCGCCGATGCGGTGATAGGCGTCGATGATCTCGTCGTCGCGCTCGATGCCGGCGCTCGGGTCGATCTCCGCGACGACGAAAGGGGCGAGCGCGGGCTGGGTGAACATCGCGCGGATGAAACGGAAGAGCGCGACCGAGACGCGGCGGTCGTATTCGGTCGCGAGATAATTGGGATCGATGATCGCGGGGGTCGCGATGTCGGGTCCACCGATCAGGATGCTGCCCTGGCTTTCGGGACGCATGACATAGCCGCCGCACATCGCGCCGGGAAAGTCGTGCAGCGACAGGCCGGGGGTGCTGGTGTCGATCGACATCGGCCCCATGCCGAGCTGGGCGTCGGGGCGGCCGCTGCCC includes:
- a CDS encoding sigma-70 family RNA polymerase sigma factor gives rise to the protein MRFDGIRDDPGNSDAAASFDPLRPLLTRVAYRMLGSVADAEDAVQDAFLRWLATDRREVREPAAFLRRTVTRLCLDQLKSARRTRETYVGPWLPEPLLEEEADEDDVTLPLMLALERLSPLERAAFLLHDVFGVGFDEVAATIGRDAAATRQLAARARAHVREARPRYRLEREKGLEIADAFFAASRSGDMQALGALLAADVGMWSDGGGKRPAADRPILGFDTVLKLHRSLAVLFGKYGSTLVRTGTINGLPGFITREADGEVQTTALEIEDGKIVAIYVVRNPDKLQHLH